A stretch of the Clarias gariepinus isolate MV-2021 ecotype Netherlands chromosome 26, CGAR_prim_01v2, whole genome shotgun sequence genome encodes the following:
- the LOC128513907 gene encoding cysteine-rich venom protein, translating into MFLWSLCVLTLLHMSSTCSVVNQICTTLQSVQDEIVNIHNTFRRKVVPTASNMLKMNWSSEVAASAQKWADTCAMEHGPDSSRMLGTYQMGENLFKSSTLVPWTDVVTAWHNEVANYDYPIGSANGKSIGHYTQVIWFSSYEVGCGVAKCGSNYFYDCQYYRAGNYRRVPPYSLGEPCSACPGNCEDKLCTNPCPYIDMYANCPALVKQGSCNSYLVKWCTAQCSCSTEIIPTN; encoded by the exons ATGTTTCTTTGGAGTCTCTGTGTGCTCACGCTCTTACATATGAGCTCAACCTGCAGTGTGGTGA ATCAGATCTGTACAACCCTGCAGTCAGTGCAGGATGAAATCGTCAACATTCACAATACGTTTCGGAGAAAAGTTGTTCCAACTGCCAGCAACATGCTTAAGATG AACTGGAGCTCAGAAGTGGCCGCATCGGCTCAGAAGTGGGCAGATACCTGTGCCATGGAGCACGGCCCCGACAGCAGCCGCATGCTCGGGA CATATCAAATGGGTGAAAACCTGTTCAAAAGCTCTACGCTCGTTCCATGGACTGATGTCGTGACTGCATGGCACAACGAAGTGGCCAATTACGACTATCCCATAGGGTCCGCCAACGGGAAATCCATCGGCCACTACACACAG GTGATCTGGTTCAGCTCATATGAAGTCGGGTGCGGAGTGGCAAAGTGCGGGAGCAACTATTTCTACGACTGCCAATACTATCGAGC TGGAAATTACAGAAGGGTGCCACCGTACTCACTGGGAGAACCCTGCTCGGCCTGTCCGGGAAATTGTGAAGACAAACTGTGCA ccaaCCCTTGTCCTTACATCGACATGTATGCCAATTGTCCCGCCTTGGTAAAACAGGGCAGTTGTAACAGCTACCTGGTAAAATGGTGCACGGCTCAGTGTTCCTGTTCCACCGAGATCATTCCTACTAACTAG